In the genome of Chrysoperla carnea chromosome 5, inChrCarn1.1, whole genome shotgun sequence, the window tttttttagtattcactacccaatgcaatcaatttacaatcaattattgttttatgatagtcccctctatattctaaattGACACCTACCgaatttgataggtctgtgaattcataaatctttctattttcccatagTCACATCTTCCGTATCAGGTCTCAAatggaaatttggtatagagcttttccatttgtcttgacaAGCTTAATTTAGTGGtacaattttctgctatcaataacagaacaccctgtataattagTACAGGATTGAGCTTTTCTTAGATCAAAAATTTACCCAAAAACTATTTCTTGTATAAACTTCACTAAATCGTGACTTCACAATAATACCAATAACGGGAAAAAGCTGATGACGATAGAgcacaataaaattgcaacttcattgataaagaaaatgtaattaatatgaCTGTGAACTAGGGTATTGAATTGCAGAAGTTAGTTAGGGTCACAAATGTGTAAATCCGCACACTGGTAACGAGTCCGATACCTTAGTCAACTATGAAAAAGTTTTCTGTGGGAAATAATGAGAATTTTGATTCTGGCATCTTAGACATAGCTCAAGCAAAATTACTCTTATCTTGATATGGGTAACTTGGGTACAAGATGAAATAATAAAGTAACATTAATTTCGAACTTTATCTGGAACTATacttattttcacaataataaaattctgttTATAAGTGAATCTATCTTGTACAAAAGGGAAATTTCaggaaattttaattacagATGAATGAAGAATTTGAAGTATAAGTTACATACCCTTGGTAAAGTACcagttgaaattaaattttcgatttctgttAGAACGGCATTACGATCGGTTCCAAAATCTTCACAACCTTGCCGTTTAACCATAATAGCAATCACTTGGAGTAACTTTTCACGCACAAAACTGGGTACATCTTTAGTCATTATATAATGTAACAAATACTGTCGTAaggaaaaaatatcattttcttcaAGTTCACTCCATTCACGAATTAACGCACTTTTTAATAAACCAGCAGCTTGAAACATAAGAAGATCGACAGTCGACGATTCTAGTATTTCACGGCACAAATTGTATGGTTTTTTTGTCTTTTGGAAAGTAATATACAATTGTTCGGCTTGTTTTCGTTGTTCAGGAGAAACAGCCTCTGCTGGagcctataaaataaatacgatgtacaattttattcataaacttataaaataaaggttaattatttttaattaccataATTACTAAGGCTGCTCTTTGCAATTCTTCAATAACAGGACTtgccatttttcaaattttcatacacGTTTCGAGACAAAATCACATGTGCCAAAATTATTTTGGCATTTCATTTCATGACAGAAAAATAATTCACAACTATGGATTAAtaactgatatttttatttcgtaaacaaaaatatctttctttGTATCCATATTCTCTATAAGGAATTATCTCGAACATTCGTACAAAACAAAGAACAAATAACACCAACCTTCAAATTCCAATACCAAAAGGCGTTGTTCCTTTTTAAGAAATGAGTATTTTTGAGACTTTTTCTTATGTAACATGAAAATGCAAGTAAATTACTAAAGATGTAGGTAAGTAACTTCATGAGAGTGCTTAACGCTGACTTTGAGGGCCAAATCAGGGTTCCACTGAAAAAAATAGAGTTAAATATCCAgcgtcaaattgtaaaaatgagcgtcaaaaaagtttattaacatCGAAagcacagattatagtttttaatttaaaacagatctgcaactccctgtaaaatttttactatttcgaTTCTCTAAAGGTATCTTTCTCCAGGTGGCTCTACACGTTATATTCGTGTAGGGCCATCTATTAGTATTGATaggttttgataataatttaaccatttcaatggttgttggggaaacaatattttatatatttttaaataaataaacaatacgtctttcaaaattcgtttgcatgtcattaaaattcgttaaatttcttTGTGTGTATTCTCAATCGATTGtctttattaacattttgtggattatttttatagtgacattatttaagtattttggtCGTTTTCATTGTGCCCCTGTTCATTAACTAATTAGTGTAATTCAGTCGTTTTaagtgtttatttatattattttccaatttttttatggtatgcACTGAGTTTATTTTAGCGCTTAGGTCTTGTTAATCGTGTTGATTACATTTAGGTAGtgtttatttgtgtttataatTGACtaataacgaaataaaatggttttacatggcatttaacttacatcaaactaatataattaattgttattaataatgttcatattaaaataaatactatgtaGTTCAGTGTAAGTGCTTTAAGTTGTAACCtcatgatgacgcttgacgctaGCGTCTAGCGTCAAATTATGACTCCATCTTGCTGAGATAAGTAGAATTATGTGTAGCGTCAAACGTCAGCGTCAATATCATGAAGGCTATAAAGAAGggaacgatcgcaatagaaaatattgtccccaatattttgaaaaaataagtgaggcgctgggatcgctaagttgtatcattaaatgcgggctgttgtgcgctaatatactacttaccgacgacagcgaggctggtggctgaaaatgaactataaattctacaaattttcagggacaggtgcgctaatgctttagtacatagcgatcgttctccttctttatagcCTTCATGGTTGAGATAGAGAACAATAACTCATAAATATACAAGAATTAATAACACATAATTCTTTTTTCTGAACATTAATGAGATATACATTAAAATGGAACAAGAATTTCATTCAGATTTAGtggatattaaaaaagaaaaactggaaaaaaatgaAGAACTTAAAATTGAACAAGAATATCATTCAGAATTTATCTTtgttaaagaagaaaaattagaaGAATTTGAAAACGAATGGAATACACTATCAATCATTAAAGATGAAGTATTCAATCCAAGTGTTTTAATGGAAAAAAGAcaaattaaaagtgaaatacCAGACGACAACGGTGATAGCACGAAGCGTGAAAGAATTCAAGTAAAGGAAGAACATTTGTTTACAATCAATTATGAAaacattaaacttgaaaaagaattaaatacagaaattgtaattaaaaatgaaatattcgatGAAAAACAATTAGAACCAGAACGAGCTTACGTCGAAGAAAAACCATATAAGTGtaatattagtgataaaaaattaattcaacaaaaaagtGTAGTTACACGGAAAAAAATACACAGCGGAGAAAAACTATATCgatgtgatatttgtgataaaacatttaatagacGAAGCAGTTTAATTCGACATAAAAGAGTTCACAacggtgaaaaaccatttgtatgtgatatttgtgataaagcATTTTCTGAACGAAGCAATTTAGTTTcccataaacgtattcacagtggagaaaaaccattttcgtgTGATTTTTGTGATGAAACATTTACACATCGAAATAGTTTTATTCGACATAATCttattcacaccggagaaaaaaaaacgttttcatGTGATctttgtgataaaatatttaaacatcgTAACAGTTTTGTTCAACATAAACTAACTCACACGGGAG includes:
- the LOC123300602 gene encoding zinc finger protein 583-like — its product is MEQEFHSDLVDIKKEKLEKNEELKIEQEYHSEFIFVKEEKLEEFENEWNTLSIIKDEVFNPSVLMEKRQIKSEIPDDNEPERAYVEEKPYKCNISDKKLIQQKSVVTRKKIHSGEKLYRCDICDKTFNRRSSLIRHKRVHNGEKPFVCDICDKAFSERSNLVSHKRIHSGEKPFSCDFCDETFTHRNSFIRHNLIHTGEKKTRNRLESHKRSIHNTEKQPLYEVLVEAFSSDALEGQPFFPE